The proteins below come from a single Zhouia spongiae genomic window:
- a CDS encoding GNAT family N-acetyltransferase — translation MNIRISDTGDIDQLLKVTRACADFMIKNGIFQWNEHYPSRKAFEGDIERNELYVLENDDRSVIGSIVISTIMDDVYKPVKWLTSNNRNHIYIHRLAVHPDHQGKGYAQMLMDHAEDHAKQNGYESVRLDTFSKNLRNQKFYELRGYKRLDKIFFPEKSEHPFYCYEKLLG, via the coding sequence ATGAATATAAGGATCTCAGACACAGGCGACATAGATCAGCTCTTAAAAGTGACAAGGGCATGTGCCGATTTTATGATCAAAAATGGTATTTTTCAATGGAATGAACATTATCCCTCCAGAAAGGCTTTTGAAGGAGACATTGAGAGAAATGAACTGTACGTACTTGAAAACGATGATCGATCCGTTATCGGTTCCATCGTTATATCCACTATTATGGACGATGTTTACAAACCGGTTAAATGGTTAACATCAAACAACCGTAACCATATCTACATCCATCGCCTGGCGGTGCATCCGGACCATCAGGGAAAAGGATACGCACAGATGCTTATGGATCATGCCGAAGATCACGCCAAACAAAATGGTTATGAGTCTGTAAGACTCGATACCTTCAGTAAAAATCTGCGCAATCAAAAATTTTACGAACTTCGCGGCTATAAACGTCTGGATAAGATCTTTTTTCCGGAAAAGAGCGAACATCCCTTTTACTGTTACGAGAAATTACTAGGTTGA
- a CDS encoding universal stress protein translates to MKNILVPIGSNKNMKSILQYAIDFASVFNAKVYVFRAYQTMSAKAGSIKNIDSVIEKNEKDELEGVLTDVDSKNVQVITVLGKGDIVDSVDGFVKKYNVDLMILAPRSNSIKEEVFLGKTSGKLIKHTRIPALIVPENFEFKKIDSVLMAFKSGKVNNPASLSPLNNIMEKFNAKIDVLLVKTPDHTPDDLVVHKDLDRIKNSMQTTENATTFQGVLENIHSYHPDILCVFRRKRGFFTKLWEKNLILKREFHCSIPLLVLNGRN, encoded by the coding sequence ATGAAAAATATTCTGGTTCCTATAGGAAGCAACAAAAATATGAAATCGATCTTACAGTATGCCATAGATTTTGCATCTGTATTTAATGCAAAAGTATATGTGTTCAGAGCATATCAAACCATGTCGGCTAAAGCCGGATCCATAAAAAACATAGATAGTGTTATAGAAAAGAACGAGAAGGATGAATTAGAAGGGGTTTTAACTGACGTCGATAGTAAAAATGTTCAGGTGATTACTGTTTTAGGGAAAGGAGATATTGTAGATTCGGTTGATGGGTTTGTGAAAAAATATAATGTAGACCTAATGATCCTTGCGCCCAGGAGTAATTCTATTAAAGAAGAAGTCTTTTTGGGAAAGACATCCGGCAAACTGATTAAACATACGCGTATACCGGCATTGATCGTACCTGAAAATTTTGAGTTTAAAAAAATCGATTCTGTTTTGATGGCTTTTAAATCGGGAAAGGTAAATAATCCGGCTTCATTGAGTCCTTTAAATAACATTATGGAGAAATTCAATGCCAAAATAGATGTGTTATTGGTGAAAACCCCGGATCATACTCCCGATGATTTGGTGGTCCATAAAGATCTTGACCGGATAAAGAATTCGATGCAAACCACTGAAAATGCGACTACTTTCCAAGGTGTGCTGGAGAATATTCACTCTTACCACCCGGATATTTTATGTGTTTTTAGAAGAAAACGCGGATTTTTTACCAAGTTATGGGAAAAAAATTTAATTTTGAAGCGCGAATTTCACTGTAGTATTCCATTACTGGTATTGAACGGTAGAAATTAA
- a CDS encoding SDR family oxidoreductase — protein MSLTDKVVYITGGTKGIGYGIAEVLLHSGMRVAISGRKLEDAQKAAESLTIDSNRVLGIASDVTNLDDEQKAVKAIIDKFGQLDVVLANAGVGHFAPIDELEVAKWHQMINTNLNGVYHTLKASVEALKESKGYYITLASLAGTNFFPTAAGYNATKFGVVGFTQAVMLDLRPYDVKVSTIMPGSVASHFNNNEPGEKDAWKIQPEDIGKLVVDLLTMHPRTLPSKIEVRPSRPDKK, from the coding sequence ATGAGTTTAACAGATAAAGTGGTGTATATCACCGGAGGAACAAAAGGAATTGGATATGGGATAGCAGAAGTCTTACTCCATTCCGGGATGCGAGTAGCTATTTCGGGGCGAAAACTCGAAGATGCTCAAAAAGCGGCTGAAAGTTTAACCATCGACAGCAACAGGGTGCTGGGTATTGCATCTGATGTTACAAATCTTGATGATGAACAAAAAGCAGTAAAAGCCATTATTGATAAGTTCGGACAGCTGGATGTAGTTCTGGCCAATGCCGGGGTAGGACATTTTGCCCCGATCGATGAGCTGGAAGTTGCTAAATGGCATCAAATGATCAATACCAATCTTAATGGCGTTTATCATACTTTGAAGGCCTCTGTGGAAGCGCTAAAGGAATCTAAAGGATATTATATTACTCTGGCAAGTTTGGCCGGAACCAATTTCTTTCCAACTGCAGCAGGTTACAACGCTACTAAATTTGGGGTTGTTGGTTTTACCCAGGCGGTTATGCTCGACCTGAGACCTTATGATGTGAAGGTGAGTACCATTATGCCAGGTTCGGTGGCTTCCCATTTTAATAATAATGAGCCGGGAGAAAAAGATGCCTGGAAAATACAACCTGAAGACATCGGTAAACTGGTAGTTGACCTGTTGACAATGCACCCAAGGACACTGCCTAGTAAGATAGAAGTCAGGCCGTCAAGACCCGACAAAAAGTAA
- a CDS encoding NPCBM/NEW2 domain-containing protein, protein MNKNISLIFFHFFMILFFVSGISFAQTHKNKVSLSDLDLEKVVQSYWTPLKDKAVTSESIKVNGVAYAKGIGVLPESKVFVFLNGESQYFNTKVGIQDRGKLPGNLKSNALSDGSKLFYTEEDKGNVFFGIGETPETIGKGSVRFSVKGDGKILWSSDVILGGDSAVDVAVDVSHVKVLELVVTDGGDGISGDHGVWIAPAITYSGFEPVLVDESYLSQINDLDRNYETVLKPLVSRLPIGTPELVNGVKKDWLVNEINLESKIFKTDDARSIVISNGLVSRTFRVTPNCTTTAFNNLMTGERLLRGVGPEAVVEIDGMEYNVGGLDGQKEYGYLKDEWLHQMWSTPNSFQLERFEISSITNRINWPNKRWSLAAKKAIKGKSIVFVYKHQDFPELTVNVHYNIYDGIPLLSKWISVDNKGEQVVLNSFKTESLAFVEAESAVERSGGSEHWELPNIHIESDYAFHAMSFKSSNKVVHWLPDSRYTSQVNYPRQTPCLLECKLPAGPDETIEKGGVFESFRVWELPFDSDDKQRKGLFTNEMYKLIAPWVTENPMFLHLTTTDDEKVKAAIDQCVETGYEMVILSFGSGLNMEDTSPENIEKYKALADYAHERGIELGGYSLLSSRWISDEVDVINPETGKRGGVIHGSSPCLNSQWGIAYFDKLKTFFEKTGFDLLEHDGSYPGQYCASTRHVGHKGLEDSQWKAWKRITDFYKWCNEKGISLNIPDWYYLSGSNKNSIGYREVNWSLPRERQIILGRQNIYDGTFDRLPGMSWTFVPLTQYHGGGAEATIEPLNENLSTYEAHMMQNYGMGIQACYRGPRLYDTEKTKHKVTEVVHWYKKYREILNSPIIHLKRADGNSLDGMLHVNPSLKHKALAMFFNPTDQEVVTTVSLPLYYTGLTDRAVVRIGEGKKKSYKLTRDYQVAIELAVPPKANVWLVVE, encoded by the coding sequence ATGAATAAAAACATAAGTCTCATTTTTTTTCACTTCTTTATGATACTGTTTTTTGTTTCGGGAATCAGTTTCGCCCAGACACACAAAAACAAGGTTTCTCTTTCCGATCTTGATTTGGAAAAAGTAGTTCAGTCTTATTGGACCCCCCTGAAAGATAAAGCCGTAACGTCAGAAAGTATAAAAGTGAATGGTGTAGCCTACGCTAAAGGGATAGGGGTTCTGCCTGAAAGCAAAGTTTTTGTATTCCTCAATGGAGAGTCTCAGTATTTTAATACCAAAGTCGGGATCCAGGACAGGGGTAAATTGCCAGGAAACCTTAAGAGCAATGCCTTGTCGGATGGAAGCAAGCTTTTCTACACAGAAGAGGATAAGGGAAATGTGTTTTTTGGAATTGGAGAGACTCCTGAAACCATCGGAAAGGGGAGCGTCAGGTTCTCAGTGAAGGGTGATGGTAAAATACTTTGGAGTAGTGATGTAATATTGGGAGGAGATTCAGCAGTAGACGTGGCTGTTGATGTGAGTCATGTGAAGGTGCTGGAGCTCGTGGTAACAGATGGCGGCGACGGAATATCAGGAGATCATGGAGTATGGATAGCCCCTGCCATAACTTACAGTGGGTTTGAACCGGTTTTAGTGGATGAGAGTTATTTGAGCCAGATAAATGATCTGGACAGGAATTATGAAACCGTATTAAAGCCGCTTGTCAGCCGTTTGCCGATAGGAACACCTGAATTGGTAAATGGCGTGAAAAAAGATTGGTTAGTGAATGAAATCAACCTGGAATCGAAGATATTTAAAACAGATGATGCCAGATCGATTGTGATATCAAATGGTTTGGTTAGCAGAACCTTTAGGGTAACTCCCAATTGTACGACCACGGCATTTAATAATCTGATGACCGGAGAGCGATTGTTAAGAGGTGTAGGCCCGGAAGCTGTGGTAGAAATCGATGGAATGGAATATAATGTCGGTGGCCTGGATGGTCAGAAAGAATATGGATACCTGAAAGACGAATGGCTCCATCAGATGTGGAGTACTCCCAACTCGTTTCAGTTGGAGCGTTTCGAGATATCTTCTATAACCAATCGTATTAACTGGCCCAACAAACGGTGGTCGTTAGCAGCTAAAAAAGCAATAAAAGGGAAAAGTATTGTCTTTGTGTATAAGCATCAGGACTTCCCGGAACTTACTGTAAATGTCCATTATAATATTTATGATGGGATTCCCCTGCTTAGTAAATGGATATCCGTAGACAACAAAGGAGAGCAGGTTGTCCTTAATTCTTTTAAAACGGAATCTCTGGCATTTGTTGAAGCTGAAAGTGCTGTAGAGCGTTCCGGCGGATCAGAACATTGGGAGTTGCCCAACATTCATATTGAAAGTGATTATGCTTTTCATGCTATGAGCTTTAAAAGTTCAAACAAGGTGGTGCATTGGTTGCCCGATTCCCGATATACGTCGCAGGTAAATTACCCGAGACAGACACCCTGCCTGTTGGAGTGTAAACTTCCTGCGGGGCCGGATGAGACGATAGAAAAGGGGGGTGTGTTTGAGTCTTTTAGGGTATGGGAGCTGCCTTTTGATAGTGACGATAAACAAAGAAAGGGACTTTTTACCAATGAGATGTATAAGCTGATTGCCCCCTGGGTAACGGAAAACCCGATGTTTTTACATTTAACAACTACCGACGACGAGAAAGTAAAAGCAGCTATCGACCAATGTGTTGAAACAGGATATGAAATGGTAATCCTGAGTTTTGGAAGCGGACTCAATATGGAAGATACTTCGCCTGAAAATATTGAGAAGTATAAGGCGCTGGCTGATTATGCACATGAACGTGGAATTGAACTGGGAGGATATTCTTTATTGTCGAGCAGGTGGATCAGTGATGAGGTGGATGTTATCAATCCGGAAACAGGAAAAAGAGGCGGGGTAATACACGGTAGTTCTCCGTGTTTGAACAGCCAATGGGGAATAGCTTATTTCGATAAGCTAAAAACCTTTTTTGAGAAAACGGGGTTCGATCTGTTGGAGCATGACGGATCTTACCCGGGACAATATTGTGCTTCAACCAGGCATGTGGGGCATAAAGGCCTGGAAGACTCCCAGTGGAAAGCATGGAAGCGAATTACCGATTTTTATAAATGGTGTAATGAAAAGGGGATTTCATTAAATATTCCAGACTGGTATTACCTGAGTGGTAGTAATAAAAACAGTATAGGCTATAGAGAGGTAAACTGGTCTTTGCCACGGGAAAGACAGATTATTCTGGGGAGACAAAATATTTACGATGGTACTTTTGACCGGTTGCCGGGTATGAGCTGGACCTTTGTTCCTCTTACACAATATCATGGTGGAGGAGCTGAAGCAACTATAGAGCCGCTGAATGAAAACTTGTCGACCTACGAAGCGCATATGATGCAAAATTATGGTATGGGGATACAGGCTTGTTACAGAGGCCCAAGACTGTATGATACGGAGAAAACGAAGCATAAAGTGACGGAGGTAGTTCATTGGTATAAAAAATATAGAGAGATACTCAATTCACCGATAATTCATTTAAAAAGAGCAGATGGGAATTCACTTGACGGTATGCTGCATGTAAACCCAAGCCTTAAGCATAAGGCGTTGGCAATGTTTTTTAATCCAACGGACCAGGAGGTGGTTACCACGGTGTCATTACCGCTGTATTATACAGGGTTAACAGATAGGGCGGTTGTGCGTATCGGAGAAGGAAAAAAGAAGTCTTATAAACTAACCCGTGATTACCAGGTGGCTATTGAACTGGCAGTTCCTCCCAAGGCCAATGTTTGGTTGGTTGTAGAGTGA